The Blattabacterium sp. (Blatta orientalis) str. Tarazona genome contains the following window.
ACGGGATCTAGATCTAGAATAGATAAAAAAATTCCTCAGGATGGAAAAAAAATAATAGGATATAAAGAAGCTCTTTCTCTTCCGTTTTTGCCTAAAAGAATAATTATTATTGGATCTGGCTCTGTTGGATTAGAATTTTCTTATTTTTATCATTCCATGGGATCAAAAGTCACCATTATAGAACAATGTTCTCAACTTTTTCCAAATGGAGATGAGGAAATATCTGATCAATTAAAATCTTCTTTTGAGAAAATAGGAATTCAATGTTATGTTTCTTCTTTTGTAAAAGAAATTAATTGTTCGAATAAAGGAATTGTAGCTGATATTCATACTATTGATGGAGACTTTCTTTTGGAAGCAGATATAGTTATCTCTGCTATTGGAACAGTATCCAATATTGAGTTCATAGGACTAGAGGAAGTAGGAATTTATACTAAAAAAGGTTTTATTTCTGTAGATGAAAATTATAGAACTAATGTGGATGGATATTATGCAATTGGAGATGTAATAGAAGGACCTTCTTTAGCTCATGTTGCATCACATGAAGCCATTGTATGTATAGAAAATATAAAAGGATTAAATCCTCAAAAAATAGATTATAACAATATTCCTAAATGTGTTTATTGCTTACCTGAAATTGCTTCAGTAGGTTATACAGAAAAAGAAGCTAGGGAAAAAGGATATAAAATTCGAATAGGAAAATTTCCTTTTAGTGCTATCGGAAAATCTGTTTGTGATGGAAACACGGAAGGATTTGTTAAAGTTATTTTTGATGATAAATATGATGAATGGTTAGGTTGTCACATGATTGGAAATCATGTGAGCGATATAATTTCCGAAGTAGTGGTTGCTAGAAAGTTAGAGGCAACAAATCATGAGATAATAACATGCATTCACCCTCATCCTTCGTTAAGTGAATCTATTTTAGAATCTGTTGCTCACGCTTATGGAAAAGCTATTCATTTATAAAAATTTCTAAGTATAAGATTCATATGTTATTTATGATACATGTAGTATTATTTGGTCCACCAGGATGTGGAAAAGGAACTCAAGCAAAAATTTTAAAAAAAAATTTAGGATTCATTCATTTATCTACTGGCGTCATGTTTAGACATCATATAAAGTGCAAAACAAATTTGGGAAAAATAGTTCGTTATTATCTTAAACAAGGATTATTAGTTCCTGATCACATTACTATAAATATGTTAAATGTAGAAATAAAAAAGAATATTTCATCTAGGGGGATCATTTATGATGGATATCCTAGAACAAAAAATCAAGTTTCTTCTCTAGATAAAATATTAAAAGAGAAATCTATAGGAAAGATAGATGTGATTTTTTATTTTTCTATTGAAAAAAAATTGTTAATCAATAGATTATTGAACAGAGGAAAAACAAGTTATCGTGATGATGATACGGATATTATAACAGTTCAAAGAAGGATAGAAGAATATAATAAAGAAACTGCATGTATTTGGAATGAAGAAAAATGGAAAAATATTATTGTAAATGTCCCAGCTTCTTCTTCTATAGAAAATGTATCTCTTTTTATTAAGAAGAAAATCATGAATTTTTTTTGATGAAAGATAATTTCATAGATTTTATAAAGATTTACTGTAAAAGTGGAGATGGAGGAAAAGGAGCAATACACTTTCATAGAGAAAGATCTATAAGGAGAGGAGTATCTGATGGTGGAGATGGAGGAAAAGGAGGAAATATTATTATGCGAGGAAATTCTAATATTCATACATTTATTCATTTAAAATATAATAGACATTGGATCGCAAATTCTGGTTTTCCAGGGGGGAAAAAAAATTTAACCGGAGCTAATGGGAAAGATTTATTCATAGAAGTTCCTGTAGGAACTATCGTTAAAGATGTTAATCAGAACATATTAGCAGAAATTACTAGAAATTTTCAAGAAGAAGTTTTATTCCAAGGAGGAATAGGTGGAAAAGGAAATGCTTTTTTTAAGAGTTCGAAAAGAAGATCTCCTTATTATGCGCAATCTGGAGTAAAGACTAAGGGGAATTGGATAATTTTGGAATTGAAAATACTAGCAGACGTTGGAATCATTGGATTTCCTAATACAGGAAAATCCACTTTGCTATCCAAAATTACAAAAGCAAGACCAAAAATAGGAAATTTTTGTTTTACTACTACAATTCCAAATTTTGGAATAGTTAAAATGAATTATGATTCATTTATAGTTGCTGATCTTCCGGGAATTATAGAAAAAGCTTCGGAGGGAAAAGGATTAGGATATAAATTTTTGAGACATGTAGAACGTAATTTTATTTTGCTGTTTTTAATTTCTTCAAATACAGAAAATCATAAAATGGAATATTCAACTTTATTAAATGAATTGAAAAAATTTAATCCGAAATTATTAAATAAGAAACGTTTGTTAGCAGTTTCTAAATCAGATTTAATTGATAAGAGAACGAAAGAAGAAATAAAAAAAAATTTTCTTTTTTTAAAAGAAAATATTATTTTTATTTCTTCTTTTACAAGAGATGGACTTGTTCAGCTAAAATCGGAATTATGGAGTTTGGTTAGGGAAAATGCAAAGAGATAAAGACTACAATCCATTGAATTTTTCTATGACCATTTCTTTATCTATGTTTAATATTTTATTTTTATTTATTTCTTCTATATTAAACATGTAGTCTACAAATATTTTTTCACAGAAAGAACGTAATCCTCTTGCTCCTAAACCTAATTCAAGGGTTTTATCTATTATAATGTCTAAAACTTCATCTGTAATCTCGATGGATATTTGATCTAAATCAAACAGTTTTTTATATTGTTTAATTAAAGCATTTTTCGGTTCTATTAATATTTTTTTTAACATGATTTTGTCTAATGAATTTAAGTAAGTAATAATAGGAAACCTTCCTATAAGTTCAGGAATCAATCCGAATTTTCTTAGGTCATGCGCGGTGATATTCTTCAAAAAATTTTTTTCATTTTTGTTTTTTTTATTAGGATTAATGAATCCTATAGAAAATTGATGAATTCTATCAGATAAAATGTTTTCTATTCCGTCGAAGGTCCCTCCAGCTATAAATAAGATATTTTCCGTATTAATTGATATCATTTTTTGATCAGGATGTTTGCGTCCTCCTTGTGGTGGAACGTTAATAATTGATCCTTCTAGAATTTTTAACAAAGCTTGTTGAACACCTTCTCCAGATACATCTCTGGTGAGAGATGGATTATTTTTTTTTCTAGATATTTTATCTATTTCGTCTATAAATACAATTCCTTTTTCCGCGGAATTTACATCGTAATTTGCTGATTGCAACAATCTAGTTAAAATAGATTCTACATCTTCTCCTACATATCCTGCTTCTGTTAATGCTGTAGCATCTGCTATGGTAAAAGGAATTTTTAAAAGCCTAGAAATACTTTTAGCGAGTAATGTTTTTCCCGTTCCTGTATTTCCTATCAATAGAATATTAGACTTTTCTATTTCTACATCATTATTTTCTTCTTTATTATTAAGAAAATGAATTACACGTTTGTAATGATTATATACAGCTACAGATATAACCTTTTTCGCTTCATTTTGTCCTATCACATATTTATCTAAAAATTTTTTTATTTCTTTTGGTTTCTTTATTTCTATTATTTTTTTTTCTTCTACATTTTTTTTTTCTTTTTCTGTAGAAAATTTCCTGTGAATTATGGAGTATGTTTTTTCTATACAAAAATTGCAAATATGACCACTCACACCTGATATGAGGAAAGTTATTTCATTTTTTCTTCTTCCACAAAAATTGCATTTCAATGAATCTTCCATAAATTTTTCAAGATTCCTTTTACATAAAAAAGGAGCAAGCGAATCTACATCACATCGCTACTACCTAATTACCTTTGCTGTGTTCCCACCCTGGAGGATTTGACTAGGGAGCTGATTGTGTAGAACTTGCTCCAAGTTTGGCAAATATAAAAAAAATTATAAATTCTTTTTTATTCCAAGTTTTCAATTCGATATGAATTTTTTCTAATGAAATCTAATGAAATTATAAAATACGGAAGAGTTTTTTCACAACATTTTTTATGGAAACAAAATATGTTTTTGTTACAGGAGGAGTAACTTCTTCCTTAGGAAAGGGAATTGTATCTGCTTCTTTAGGCATGTTATTAAAGCATAGAGGTTATAAAGTCACAATTCAAAAAATGGATCCTTATTTCAATATAGATCCAGGAACCTTAAATCCTTATGAACATGGAGAGTGTTTTGTAACTAGTGATGGAGCGGAAACGGATCTAGATTTAGGACATTATGAACGTTTTTTAGACCAACAAACAACAAAAGATAATAATGTGACATCTGGGATGATATATAAAACTGTTATTGATAATGAAAGAAAAGGAAATTATTTAGGAGAAACCGTGCAGGTCATCCCTCATATAACTAATGAAATTAAAAAACGCATTAAAAAGCTTGAAAAATCCAATGATTATGACATTATTATTACTGAAATAGGAGGTACAGTAGGAGATATAGAAATTCTTCCTTATATCGAGACTGTTCGTCAGTTGAAATGGGAATTAGGAGAATCCAATGGATTGGTTATTCATTTAACTTTACTACCCTATATATCAGTAACTGGAGAAATCAAAACAAAACCTACACAACATTCTGTTAGAAATTTAATGGAGAATGGAATTCAAGCAGATATTTTAATTTGTAGAACAGAAAAACATATATCTAAAAGTATTCGTAATAAATTAGCTTTATTTTGTAATGTGAAACCAGAGAATGTTATTGAATCTATTAATACTAAAGTTATTTATGATATTCCATGTTTATTACATGTACAAAATTTTGATAAAGTAGTTTTAAATCATTTAAATTTGTCTACTTTGATTACTCCAAATTTAAAAAAATGGAAAGTTTTTTTGAAGAAACATAAAAATCCTAAATGTAGGATAAAAATTGCCCTAGTTGGAAAATATGTTTCTTTGCGTGATTCGTATAAATCTATTACAGAAGCGTTAATTCATGCTGGAACAGAAAATGAAACTTATGTAGATATAAAATGGATTTATTCCGGAATGATCAAAGAAAAAAATATAAAAGAATATTTTGAAGGAATTTCTGGAATTTTAATTACTCCTGGATTTGGAAATAGAGGGATAGAAGGAAAAATACTAGCTGCAAGATATGCTAGAGAAAATGAAATACCTTTTTTAGGTATATGTTTGGGAATGCAAATAGCAGTAATAGAGTTTGCTAGAAATGTATTGAAAATACAAAAAGCAGAAAGTTCTGAAACTAATCCAAAGACATCTCATCCAGTTATTAGTTTAATGAAAGAACAAAAAAATATAATGCAAAAAGGTGGGACAATGAGACTAGGAAATTGGAAATGTTCTTTAATAGAGAAATCTAAAATTTTTTCTATTTATGGAAAGAAAGAAATTTTTGAAAGACATCGTCATAGATACGAGTTTAATAATGCTTATTTAGAAAGTTTTTCTAATGCTGGAATGAAAGCCGTGGGAATAAACCAAGAAACAGGTTTAGTAGAAGCGATTGAATTAGATAATCATGTTTTTTTCTTAGGAGTTCAGTATCATCCTGAGTATAATAGTACAGTAACTCATCCTCATCCTTTGTTTACTTATTTTGTACAAATTTCTAAAAATCATAAATCATTTGATTATCATTATGTATGAAGGAAAAAAATTTGGATTATAATTCTACAATTGGTTTATTTCTTATATTGTTAATCTTGACTGTTTTTACATATTTTAACACATATAGCGATAAAGAATTTATATCAAATAGATTTCCAGAAAAAAGAGTTTCCTTATCTGATAAATCATCTTTCGTTTCAAAAAAAAATACAAAGAAGGATTGTGTTTTAGAAAATGAAGTTTTAAGACTAAGGATCTCTAGTTTAGGAGGAATGATAGATGAAGTTTTTTTAAAAAAATACAAAGCTTATGATTTGACTCATTTATCACATAATAAAAATCTTTACTTAATAAAAGATTCTAGTTTTTTATATAAAATGATTTTTTGGGTTAATTCTAATAATAAACATTCTAAGAAAAATTTAATCACTACAAACTCATTGTATTTTCATCCTTTTTTTTTTCAGAAAAGAGGAAAACTTATAATTCTTATAATGAGAGCTCATAATCCTTATGGTGTAGGTTTTATAGATCATATATACACTTTAAGTGAAGGAGCCCAATACCATGTAGGCTTTTATGTACGAACAGTGAATTTATTTCCTGAAAAAGGAAATAAAACTATTTCAATTAATTTAGAACAAAAAGTTTTTTCCCTAGAAAAGGATAGAAATTGGGAAAATTCTTACACACAAGTTTATTATTCTTACAAAAAGAATTCTCATTCCAAGATTCAATTTTTATCCGAAAAAAAATCGGAAGAAAAAAATATATATAATTTGAATTGGGTAGCTTATAAACAACAATTTTTGCAACAATTTTATACCAAAAAACCTTTAAAAGATTTTTTTATACGTTCTGAAAATTTTTCTTCAGGAGTTTTTTTAAAAAAAATTCAATCTAATATTTTATTAAAGATAAAAGAACATGAAGAAGTAAATATCCCTTTTCAATTATATTTTGGACCTATAGATTTTTCTTTATTGAAAAAGTTTGATCAACAAATAGAAAATATTATTCCATTTGGTTGGGGTTTTTTAAAATGGATTAATAAATATTTCTTTTTGGCAATTTTTCAATTTTTAGAAAAAACAAATTTGAATTATGGAGTAATCATTATTTTAATGACAATTGTAGTGAAATTAATATTATCACCAATAACCTATAAACAATATAAGTTAAGCGCTATGATGAAGTTGATTCGTCCAGAAATTGACGAGATTAATAATAAATTCAGGAATTCGGATCCATTAAAAAAACAAAGGGCTATGATGGAATTATATCAAAAAGCAGGAATAAACCCAATGTCTGGATGTTTTTCTGCTCTATTTCAGATTCCTATTTTTTACTCCTTATTTAAATTTTTTCCAACTTTGATTAATCTCAGAGGAAAATCTTTTTTGTGGGTGGATGATCTCACTTCATATGACTCTATTTTAGAGTTACCATTTTCTATTCCTTTTTATGGAAGTCATGTGAGTTTACTTACATTATTGTATTCATTTGCTCTTTTAGTTTATACAAAATTAAGTAATAACGTAGGCAGTAATGATACTTTAAATAATCAAAATAATGCATCCGATATGCCTTTTATATTATATTTAATGCCTATCATAATGCTTTTATTTATAAATAGTTATGCCTCTGGACTTTCTCTTTATTATTTTATATCTAATATTATTAATATTGGTTTAATTTTCTTTATTAAAAAATTTTTGTTAGATGAAAATAAGATTCGTCAGAAAATTCAAGAAAATCAAAAAAACCAAAAAAACGCCATTATTGGAAATATAGAATAAAAGAAATCATGAAAAAAAAAAGAATGGAAAAAATTTCTGATTTTTAAAAAATCAATTGTACTTCTTTTGAGAAAAAAAAATTTTTATTCTTGTTAAATTCAATCACTAAATTTCCTCTTCTTGTTATATTTCGAATAATTCCTTTAGAAAATCCATTGATTTCACAATGAATATTTTTTCTTATATAGAAAAAAGAGATTTTATCTTTCATATAAAGATGATTTACGTAATAATCTCTTATATCCGATTCTCCGTGAATTGTAAAAAGAAAATATTCTTTTTGTATGGAATAAATTATGTTATAAAATAATTTGTCTAATTCAAAATCCTTGTTAAGAATCTTTTTTAAAGAAGAAGCTTTAAATTTAGAATTAAATTTTAATTGATTAACATTTAATCCTATTCCGATAATTGTTGTATGTATTTTCTTATTAAGAACTTTATTCTCAATTAGTATTCCTCCTATTTTTTTGTTCATTAGAATAATGTCATTAGGCCATTTAATCCAAATGAATTCGCTATAACTAAATAAAGTTTTATGAATAGCGTTACTTACAATCATATTCATTACATATCCTTTATCAATAGATAAGGGAATCGATTTAAAAAAAATGCTGAAAGTTAAATTTTTTTCTTTTTCTGTTTCCCATAAATTATTACCTACTCCTTTTCCATTTGTTTGATGCATGGACCAAATAACAGTCCAGTTATTCATACATTTTGAAATTTTCCTTTTTATGTATTGATTAGTAGAATCTACTTTTTGTAGAAAAATTAAATATATTGGCCAAATAAATCTTTTCAAAATATTTTATGTTGAAAAATTTAACTTCTTTAAAGTGAAAACCTTATTTTTGTTTTTGAGTTAGTTAGTAAAAAACGCTTAACAAGTAAATTACTAGAATATTTCTACTAAAAAAATCCGTTTTGCTATTAAAAAAAATTATAGAAGGGATTCAAATAGTAAAAGGTGAAGATATTTCTGTTTTAAACTTAAAAAATAGAAATAATTTTGTTTGTGACTATTTTGTTGTTTGTAATGGAGAATCTAAAAATCAAGTTTATGCTATATATAAATCCATAGAAAAGATTACAATTGAAAAGTTAAAAAAAAAACCCTGGCATATAGAAGGTTTAAAAAATAGAGAATGGATATTGATAGATTATGTTTCTATTGTTGTACATGTTTTTCAAAAAAGAGTCAGATTATATTATAACATAGAAAATATTTGGACAATAAATTTATAGCCATGCTTGATTTATATTTAAATAAATGAAGAAAACCTATGATAGATAAAAAAGTAAAAAGTAAAAACAACTTTTTTTGGATATATGCAATTATACTAGCCATATTTCTAGGGATATTTTTCTTTAAATCTTCTTTTTCTAATCCTAAAAAAATAGATCAGGACACTTTTTTTGATATTCTTATGAAAGGAGAAGTACAAAAAATTATAGTAAAACATAGGGAAATTGTACATGTTTATTTAAAAAAAGAATTTTTGCCATCTCATGATATTCTTCATTCACCACATGATATAATAAAAAATGATCGCAAAAAGAAGTTTATTTCGCATCCTTTACAATACGAATTTGAAATAGGAGATTTACAGTTTTTTCAGAAAAAATTTGAAGAATATAAAAAAAAATATAATCTGGATACTCTTATTGATTTTAAAAATCAACAAGAATATACTATTACAAAATTTTTTTTTGATTATGGGATATTCTTTATTTTGCTGATTATCTTCTGGGTTTTTGTTTTTCGTAGAATTGGAGCTACTGGAGGAGGTCCTGGAGGGCAAATATTTAATATTGGAAAATCTAGAGCTAAGTTATTTGATGAAAATGATAATGTGAAAATCACATTTAAAGATGTTGCTGGTTTGGAAGGTGCCAAAGAAGAAGTACAAGAAATTGTAGAATTCTTGAAAAGTCCTCAAAAGTATACTAAGTTAGGAGGAAAAATTCCGAAAGGCGCCCTTTTAATAGGACCGCCTGGAACTGGAAAAACTTTATTGGCAAAAGCTGTAGCTGGAGAGGCAAAAGTTCCTTTTTTTTCCTTATCTGGTTCTGACTTTGTAGAAATGTTTGTAGGAGTAGGAGCTTCTAGAGTAAGAGATTTATTTGAAAAAGCAAAAGATAAATATCCCTGTATCATATTTATTGATGAAATAGATGCCATAGGAAGAGCTAGAGGAAAAAGTAGTATAGCAGGATCTAATGATGAAAGAGAAAACACTTTAAATCAGCTACTTACAGAAATGGACGGATTTGGGACTCACACAAATGTTATTGTGTTAGCTGCTACAAATAGATCTGATATATTAGATAAAGCGTTGCTTCGTCCAGGTAGATTTGATCGTACTATATTAGTAGATCTTCCGGAATTGAATGAAAGAAAAGAAATATTTCGTGTTCACTTACAAAGGCTTGTATTATCTAATAAAGTTGATATAGTTTTTTTAGCTAAACAAACCCCAGGATTTAGTGGAGCAGATATAGCAAACATTTGCAATGAATCGGCTCTTATCGCAGCGAGAAAAAATAGATCCAAGATAGAAAATCAGGATTTTTTAGACGCCATAGATCGTATTATAGGAGGACTGGAAAAAAAGAATAAAATAATAAAACCAAATGAGAAAAAAAGAATAGCTTATCATGAAGCGGGACATGCTACTGTAAGTTGGTTATTAGAACATGCGGCTCCTTTAGTCAAAGTGACTATTGTCCCAAGAGGAAAATCTTTGGGATCCGCTTGGTATCTTCCAGAAGAAAGACAACTTACCACTCCAGAACAAATGAAAGACGAAATTTGTGCTCTATTAGGAGGGAGATCTGCAGAAGAAGTTATTTTCAGCAGTATTTCAACAGGGGCATTGAATGATTTGGAAAGAGTTACAAAACAAGCACAATCTATGGTAGCTATTTTTGGGTTAAATGATAGAATTGGAAATATTTCTTATTATGATTCTACGGGGCAAAGTGAATTTTCTTTTTCAAAACCTTATAGTGAAAAAACAGCACAAATCATAGATGAAGAAATCTCGAAAATTATTGCTGAACAATATCAAAGAGCAAAAAATCTATTAAAAAGTAATGAAAAAAAATTATCTATGCTAGCTAATGAACTTCTAGAAAAAGAAGTGATCTTCAGGGAAGATTTGAAAAAAATTTTTGGAGAAAGACCTTTTTCCGAGGATTTAGGAGATATTTTTACTTCAGTAAGTAATCTTCCTTCTTCTTAAAAAATATTGTTAATGAAGAAAAAAAAGAAATTAGACTTTCTGATAAGATTTTTCACCGGATTGATTTATGTTTTTTTAATCATTTTTTCTATAAAAGAAGGAGAAAAGATTTTCAGAATTGTGATGATGATATTATCTTTTTTTTGTTTATTTGAATTTTTAGTTATTTTAAAAACGAATACTTTTTTGATTAAAATAGCTTCATTTTTTATACTTTTTTCTATATTTTTAGATTTTTTAAGAAAAGAAGGTTTAATTTTATATATTATATGTTTTATTCCTTATTCTATAATATTTTTTACCATTCAATTATTTTCTAAAACTTCTTCTCATAAAGAAAAAATCACACAAATCAGCCATTTAATTTTCGGTTTCGTATACATAATTATACCTTTTCTGTTGGCTTCTTATATATATACTATATATGGAGGAAGAAAATTAATTTTGGGAACTTTTATTTTAATATGGACTAATGACACATTATCCTATTTAATAGGAAAAAAGTGGGGAAAGAGAAAAATAGCTGTATCTATATCTCCTAAGAAATCTTTGGAAGGATTTATAGGAGGTTTATTTTTTTGCTTGATTTTTGGTTTCTTTTTATATAAGATATGGGGGGAAAAATATTGGTTCATTTTAGCTATTTCTATCCCTATCTTTGCAACTATTGGAGATCTAGTAGAATCTACTATTAAAAGATCTTATAGTGTCAAAAATTCAGGAATCTGGTTTCCTGGACATGGAGGATTTTTAGATAGATTAGATAGCTTTATATTTGTAATACCTATTATAGCTACAATAGCTGCTGGGGTTACTCATTTTTTATAGTAAAAGAATTTTTATGATTCATAAGGAAGGTTTTCCTTTTTTAATCTATGCATTAATTCTAATATTAATAGGGGTTTCTATTTCAGCTATTTTATTCTCTAAGTTTCTTAATTTATTTATTTTTTCATTTTCTATTATGTTGTATTGTTTTCTTATTTCTTTTTTCAGAAATCCTAAAAGAATAATATCTATAAGTCATTATAAAGATGAAAGTAAAGTACTTTCTCCTGCTGATGGAAAAGTCATAGGAATAAAAAAAACTTTGGAAAACGAATTTATAAAGAAAAAATGTATATGCATATCTATTTTTATGTCTCCTTTTGATGTTCATATAAATAGATTTCCAGTATCTGGAAAAATAATTTATGCAAAATATCATCCAGGAAAATACTGGTTAGCATGGGATAAAAAAGCTTCATTAAATAATGAACGTACCACTACTGTGGTAGAAACGAGAACAAAAAAAGAAATCCTATTTCGACAAATAGCAGGATTTTTAGCCCGTCGTATAGTTTTTTATGCAAAAAAAAATTCTCTAGCAAAAAAGGGAGAAGAATTTGGATTTATTAAGTTTGGATCCAGAGTAGATATTTATTTGCCGTTAAATACCTTTGTTCTCATAAAAAAAGGAGAGAAAGTAATTGGCGGAAAAACTGTTATTTCTATTATTCCACAATAATAATTCTACTCCTTTTTCTAAATCTAATCTTCTAACAAAAAGAGAAAAAATGTTTCATTTTACTTCTTCATAATCCACATCCTGTACATTCTCATTTCCTTTGTTTCCTTTATTATTTTTTTCTTCATTTTCAGAATTATCTGTATGACTCTTTGTTTTGGAAGCCGCGTAGATTTCTTGCGAAGCATTTGTCCAAGCTTCGTTTAATTTTTTCATACAAATTTCAATTTTCGAAAAATCTTTTTTAGAATACGCTTGTTTTAATTCTTCCAAAGAATTTTCTATATTTTTTTTATTATTATCAGATAATTTATCTCCATAATCTTTTAATTGTTTTTCTGATTGAAAAATTTGATTATCTGCGACATTTAATTTATCTATTTCTCCTTTAATTTTTTCATCTTTTTGAGCATTTTCTTCTGCTTCTTTTTTCATTTTTTCTATTTCATCTTGACTTAATCCAGATGAAGTTTCAATACGTATAGATTGTTCTTTTCCTGTTCCTTTATCTTTT
Protein-coding sequences here:
- the rsfS gene encoding ribosome silencing factor yields the protein MLLKKIIEGIQIVKGEDISVLNLKNRNNFVCDYFVVCNGESKNQVYAIYKSIEKITIEKLKKKPWHIEGLKNREWILIDYVSIVVHVFQKRVRLYYNIENIWTINL
- the ftsH gene encoding ATP-dependent zinc metalloprotease FtsH produces the protein MIDKKVKSKNNFFWIYAIILAIFLGIFFFKSSFSNPKKIDQDTFFDILMKGEVQKIIVKHREIVHVYLKKEFLPSHDILHSPHDIIKNDRKKKFISHPLQYEFEIGDLQFFQKKFEEYKKKYNLDTLIDFKNQQEYTITKFFFDYGIFFILLIIFWVFVFRRIGATGGGPGGQIFNIGKSRAKLFDENDNVKITFKDVAGLEGAKEEVQEIVEFLKSPQKYTKLGGKIPKGALLIGPPGTGKTLLAKAVAGEAKVPFFSLSGSDFVEMFVGVGASRVRDLFEKAKDKYPCIIFIDEIDAIGRARGKSSIAGSNDERENTLNQLLTEMDGFGTHTNVIVLAATNRSDILDKALLRPGRFDRTILVDLPELNERKEIFRVHLQRLVLSNKVDIVFLAKQTPGFSGADIANICNESALIAARKNRSKIENQDFLDAIDRIIGGLEKKNKIIKPNEKKRIAYHEAGHATVSWLLEHAAPLVKVTIVPRGKSLGSAWYLPEERQLTTPEQMKDEICALLGGRSAEEVIFSSISTGALNDLERVTKQAQSMVAIFGLNDRIGNISYYDSTGQSEFSFSKPYSEKTAQIIDEEISKIIAEQYQRAKNLLKSNEKKLSMLANELLEKEVIFREDLKKIFGERPFSEDLGDIFTSVSNLPSS
- a CDS encoding phosphatidate cytidylyltransferase is translated as MKKKKKLDFLIRFFTGLIYVFLIIFSIKEGEKIFRIVMMILSFFCLFEFLVILKTNTFLIKIASFFILFSIFLDFLRKEGLILYIICFIPYSIIFFTIQLFSKTSSHKEKITQISHLIFGFVYIIIPFLLASYIYTIYGGRKLILGTFILIWTNDTLSYLIGKKWGKRKIAVSISPKKSLEGFIGGLFFCLIFGFFLYKIWGEKYWFILAISIPIFATIGDLVESTIKRSYSVKNSGIWFPGHGGFLDRLDSFIFVIPIIATIAAGVTHFL
- a CDS encoding phosphatidylserine decarboxylase family protein translates to MIHKEGFPFLIYALILILIGVSISAILFSKFLNLFIFSFSIMLYCFLISFFRNPKRIISISHYKDESKVLSPADGKVIGIKKTLENEFIKKKCICISIFMSPFDVHINRFPVSGKIIYAKYHPGKYWLAWDKKASLNNERTTTVVETRTKKEILFRQIAGFLARRIVFYAKKNSLAKKGEEFGFIKFGSRVDIYLPLNTFVLIKKGEKVIGGKTVISIIPQ